From a single Solenopsis invicta isolate M01_SB chromosome 4, UNIL_Sinv_3.0, whole genome shotgun sequence genomic region:
- the LOC105195727 gene encoding ATP-dependent DNA helicase 2 subunit 1, with protein sequence MALNVQNYNMDEEEDSQVSQWYGVREATLFLVDTTQKMFEIELESKLSHIQKFFKLYKQILRQKLAWSMKDWMGVVLFGTEESDVNLAWKNIQILHELRIVTLDDLQKIRKLTKNNLKDYQSMKCESKDSYPLYNALTYCMDIFVKIKTVLTKRRVVLITCHSPEFSEDEKYRIMNKAKDLKDLDIKLYVIGLGKSWVPNQFYKDLEILSRKTDVDVYRMTSLVDLVQQIKAPSKNIGRLSLQMYDGLEIDLVVRTLGRKRRCLQTKPLSKATNQVLSRSTYFKGEGLYDEEDSDSEELDLVIPEDVNLESKELIGGKKLRFTQRELFRIRHIHSPAIKVIGVKPIPDDLFRYHVKRKYFVRADYGSTRKDNLLFFSALLNKCAAKGRMIVCALTLRVNTQTTLCYMIPNVELGGFYLSKIAYQGNIGDKSEALLYYENHVSDKEVKLWKKTIDRLDMNYHPSMFRSYKLECQIQIVERLALDKKPGPLPIDSIEQSYLKTYEKTADLVPELKRMYSDIIKPDGPTRAKRAKKNKET encoded by the exons ATGGCGCTCAATGTACAAAATTACAATATGGATGAGGAGGAAGACTCGCAAGTGAGCCAATGGTATGGAGTAAGAGAAGCCACATTGTTTCTTGTTGATACTAcacaaaaaatgtttgagaTAGAACTTGAAAGCAAACTCAGTCATATTCAAAAGTTTTTCAAG CTATATAAACAAATTCTTCGGCAAAAACTAGCATGGAGTATGAAAGATTGGATGGGTGTAGTATTATTTGGTACCGAGGAAAGCGATGTGAACTTAGCATGGAAGAATATTCAAATTTTGCATGAACTGAGAATTGTCACTCTGGATGATTtacaaaaaatcagaaaactaa CTAAGAATAACCTGAAGGATTATCAGAGCATGAAATGTGAGTCCAAGGATTCTTACCCCCTTTACAATGCATTGACATACTGCATGGATATCTTCGTGAAGATAAAAACAGTCCTCACCAAACGCAGGGTAGTTTTGATCACTTGTCATAGCCCTGAATTCTCGGAAGATGAAAAGTATCGCATCATGAACAAGGCGAAGGACTTGAAAGACTTGGACATTAAATTGTATGTGATTGGTTTGGGAAAGAGTTGGGTGCCCAATCAGTTCTACAAAGATTTAGAGATACTATCGAGAAAGACAGACGTGGACGTTTACAGAATGACATCGCTGGTGGATCTGGTGCAACAGATTAAAGCACCGTCTAAAAATATTGGACGCTTAAGCTTACAGATGTACGATGGTCTGGAGATTGATTTGGTTGTGCGTACTCTAGGCAG AAAACGTAGATGCCTGCAAACGAAACCGCTAAGCAAAGCGACTAATCAAGTTTTGTCAAGATCAACATATTTCAAGGGTGAAGGTTTGTATGATGAG GAGGACAGTGATAGCGAGGAACTTGATCTTGTGATACCAGAGGATGTTAACTTGGAAAGTAAGGAATTGATCGGTGGTAAAAAGCTGCGTTTCACGCAAAGGGAGCTCTTCCGTATAAGGCATATACACTCACCAGCCATCAAGGTAATCGGTGTGAAGCCTATACCCGACGATCTTTTCAGATACCACGTTAAACGGAAGTACTTTGTCAGAGCGGATTATGGTAGCACTCGTAAAG ACAATCTACTGTTCTTCAgcgctttattaaataaatgtgccGCTAAAGGAAGAATGATAGTGTGCGCATTAACATTGCGGGTGAACACTCAAACTACCCTCTGCTACATGATTCCGAATGTCGAACTGGGTGGTTTTTATCTATCGAAAATTGCATACCAGG GAAACATAGGAGACAAGAGTGaagcattattatattatgagaATCATGTAAGCGACAAAGAAGTTAAGCTGTGGAAAAAAACGATTGATCGACTCGACATGAATTACCATCCGTCCATGTTTAGATCCTATAAATTGGAGTGTCAAATACAAATAGTAGAGAGATTGGCTCTGGACAAGAAACCTGGCCCTCTGCCGATCGATTCAATTGAGCAATCAT ATCTGAAGACCTATGAGAAAACAGCTGATTTAGTGCCTGAATTAAAAAGAATGTATTCTGATATAATCAAGCCTGATGGTCCAACAAGGGCAAAAAGAGCTAAAAAGAACAAGGAAACATAA
- the LOC105195725 gene encoding guanine nucleotide-binding protein subunit gamma-1: protein MDMVITNLQQQRQVTEQLRREAALKRITVSKAVEEIMKYITEHEQEDCLLVGFSSQKSNPFREKSTCIIL from the coding sequence ATGGACATGGTGATCACGAATTTACAACAGCAACGTCAAGTGACGGAGCAGCTGCGCCGTGAAGCCGCTCTGAAGCGAATCACGGTGAGCAAGGCTGTTGAAGAAATCATGAAATACATCACTGAACATGAGCAGGAAGACTGTCTGCTGGTGGGCTTCTCGTCACAAAAGTCTAATCCCTTTCGTGAAAAAAGCACCTGTATCATACTTTAA
- the LOC105195728 gene encoding uncharacterized protein LOC105195728, protein MAETQSDCIYNSIIMYYEERAKKCQMFLHHPSVRMCIHKFKEQLNHNPFFQVAVFIAIASLLTPIFLFIVFAIVSAVFIFIGFVMVQVTVLAIGASILSCVLFCIASTIIMIGLFILFVYCTLYYTNHAFNLLVS, encoded by the exons ATGGCAgag ACACAGAGTGATTGTATATACAATTCAATAATCATGTATT ATGAAGAACGGGCTAAAAAGTGTCAGATGTTTCTACATCATCCCAGCGTTCGTATGTGCATCCACAAATTCAAGGAGCAACTCAACCACAATCCATTTTTCCAAGTGGCCGTCTTCATCGCGATAGCGTCGCTATTGACACCAATTTTCTTATTCATTGTGTTTGCTATTGTCAGCGCTGTGTTTATATTTATTGGTTTTGTGATGGTTCAAG TGACAGTATTGGCTATTGGTGCGAGTATTTTAAGCTGCGTACTTTTTTGCATCGCAAGTACTATTATAATGATAGGGTTATTTATCCTTTTTGTCTATTGcacattatattatacaaatcacGCGTTTAATCTTTTAGTCTCTTAA
- the LOC105195729 gene encoding solute carrier family 17 member 9 has product MQLQISLDTSCDDRTTSWSRRERQKWFLSLLCGTCLIYATRTSVPLLIPIVSQEKNWSKSDSGIILSSFFWGYTLTQVASGYISDKIGGQRVLWISALGWSMTTFFMPEIIDFFSGDGTSVLLVAVVRMINGAFQGMHFPSMISLISQRLHEAERASFFSLLTSGSALGTLLTGSLGSYLLENYNWMIVFRVLGGMSLAWTALLSYHSLPFKEKAASTKSTTGYTLPWSKLLSQPPFWSCVIGHACQNNCFFVLLSWMPTYFHDTFPEVKGWVVNMVPWLSMLPCTFLGKALSEEIIKAGYSVTVTRKTIQTICFVIEIGSLLFLVKVDSFQNAVFCLALIIGGSGFHNNAIAVNPSDLAPKHSGSVFGLMNTVGAIPGFLGVYFSGHILHVTHSWPAVFLFIAVIDALGCIMFLLFGSGQAII; this is encoded by the exons ATGCAGCTACAAATATCATTGGATACTTCGTGTGATGACAGGACCACTTCCTGGTCGAG GAGGGAAAGACAGAAATGGTTTCTGTCATTGCTGTGTGGCACTTGCCTGATATATGCCACGCGCACGTCTGTCCCCTTATTGATACCTATTGTCAGTCAGGAAAAGAATTGGTCAAAATCCGATTCAGGCATAATATTATCAAGCTTCTTCTGGGGATACACATTGACGCAAGTAGCCAGTGGCTATATTAGCGACAAGATTGGTGGGCAGAGAGTACTGTGGATATCTGCCCTCGGTTGGTCAATGACAACCTTCTTCATGCCAGAAATCATAGATTTTTTTTCTGGGGACGGAACTTCTGTATTGCTCGTTGCAGTGGTGAGAATGATAAACGGAGCGTTCCAAG GAATGCATTTTCCTAGCATGATTAGCTTGATCAGTCAACGCTTGCACGAGGCGGAAAGAGCCTCTTTCTTTAGCTTATTAACGTCGGGATCTGCTCTGGGCACTCTACTCACTGGGTCTTTAGGCTCGTACCTTCTGGAGAATTATAACTGGATGATTGTTTTTCGAGTGTTAG GGGGCATGAGTTTGGCATGGACAGCTTTATTAAGCTATCACTCGCTGCCTTTTAAGGAAAAAGCAGCTTCTACCAAGTCGACTACTGGCTATACTTTGCCTTGGTCCAAATTATTGTCACAGCCTCCTTTCTG gTCCTGTGTTATTGGACATGCTTGCcaaaataattgtttctttGTATTACTTTCGTGGATGCCTACATATTTCCATGACACGTTTCCTGAAGTTAag gGTTGGGTTGTAAATATGGTGCCATGGCTATCGATGCTACCTTGTACATTCTTGGGGAAAGCTTTGTCAGAAGAAATCATTAAAGCCGGCTATTCTGTGACTGTGACACGCAAAACAATTCAGACAATTTGTTTTGTCATCGAAATTGGAAGTTTGTTATTCTTAG TGAAAGTGGACAGTTTTCAAAATGCAGTATTTTGTCTCGCATTAATTATCGGTGGCTCAGGCTTCCACAATAATGCTATCGCTGTAAATCCCTCGGATCTTGCACCAAAGCACTCTGGCAGCGTATTTGGTTTGATGAATACTGTTGGTGCGATACCTG gTTTTCTCGGTGTATATTTTTCCGGGCACATTTTACATGTGACACACAGCTGGCCTGCCGTTTTTCTATTTATAGCTGTTATTGACGCATTAGGCtgtataatgtttttattgtttGGCTCGGGCCAAGcgattatataa
- the LOC105195730 gene encoding uncharacterized protein LOC105195730 — MEDIDSLKTELVNKDALTLRQLLLSKVEDVDEIKRSQDQQFNENETKIKELMSKLAAIKETLNTETQTLEQSNVELLKEKDCLEELEAEKKKLLQEIKQLEKNLNSLKAAKPNFQDQQLLEQGKKKLKLYKDLIRIQWDYEASKHSIKGYVSNKLDYIHHFCYENEEINGKLIDSLWHEIYSSVSKDEIKDENL; from the exons ATGGAGGACATAGATTCGTTGAAAACGGAACTCGTGAACAAAGATGCGTTGACGCTTAGACAATTGCTGCTATCTAAGGTGGAAGATGTGGACGAAATCAAAAGGAGTCAGGATCAACAATTCAATG agAATGAAACTAAAATTAAGGAATTAATGTCAAAATTGGCTGCTATAAAAGAAACCCTGAACACAGAGACTCAAACTTTAGAGCAAAGCAACGTTGAGTTGTTGAAAGAGAAGGATTGTCTA GAAGAGCTGGAAGCAGAAAAGAAGAAGCTTTTGCAAGAGATCAAACAGTTGGAAAAAAACCTTAACAGCTTGAAGGCTGCTAAGCCAAATTTTCAAGATCAGCAATTACTGGAGCAAGGAAA GAAAAAGTTGAAATTGTACAAGGATTTGATAAGGATACAATGGGATTATGAAGCTTCAAAGCACAGCATTAAAGGCT ATGTCTCAAATAAACTTGACTATATTCATCACTTTTGTTATGAAAATGAAGAGATTAATGGCAAATTAATCGACTCACTGTGGCATGAAATATATTCATCTGTGAGCAAGGATGAAATTAAAGATGAGAATCTTTAA